Part of the Subtercola frigoramans genome, CCCCGTCGCGTACTGCCTGCCCGGGGCACGAACCGTGACCGTGTTGTCTGAGGGCCTGGTCTCGCTGCTCGACGCGGAGCAGCTCGAAGCGGTCATCGCGCACGAACGTGCCCACCTGCGCCAGCAGCACCATCTCGTGCTTCTCGCCTTCCAGTCGTGGCGAAGCGCGCTGCCCTGGTTTCCCATTGCCACCCGAGCCCAGGCTGCCGTCTCGCTGCTCGTCGAACTCCTCGCCGACGACGAGAGCCGGCGCAGCACTGATGACCTCACTCTGGCGCTCGCGATTTCGCTCGTCGGCTCGGCTGAGACGAACACCATCGTGGCGCAGCCCCTGGCCGAAGCCGTCGCCGGCTCCGGGAGCGAGCACCTCGTCGGCCTGAGCGCGGTCTCAGTGAGGGTCGATCGGCTCGTGCACCCCGAGCCGCAGCTCCCCCTGGCCGCGCGCGGCGTGATCGTGGTCGTGACCCTCCTGCTGCTCGCCATTCCCGCGGCCCTGCTCCTCGCCTCGTAGCGGAGCACGAACGAGAGAGAGCCGGTCGGGCTCCCCGCTGACGAGGAATCCGACCGGCTCCGGGTCAGCTCAGTGCACCCGAGGGGTGCGGTCGCTGTCTATCAGAACAGTTTCGCGTTGGCGAGCCACGCCTTGGCAATGTCGGCAGACGACTTCTGGTCGACCGTCGACTGGCCATTCATGGCCACGAGGTCGGCCGTCGTCAGCGCAGCACTCACCTTGTTGATGATCTGGGTCACCTGCGGGGTTGCGGTGTCCTTATTGATCAGCGGCACGACGTTCGAAGCGAGGAACAGGTGCTTCGGGTCGCTCAGCGTCACGAGGTTGTTCGAACCGATGCTCGGGTCAGCGCTGTAGATGTTGGCCACCTGGATCGTGTTGTCCAGAAGCGCTTTCAGGGTCAGTGGGCCTGCGGAGTCGTCGATCGGTGTGAAGCCCACCGTGACGCCGTAGGTGCTCAGCAGTCCGGGAGGCCCGTAGGGGCGGGTTGCCAGCTCGGCGTTTCCACCGAGAGTGACACCCGAGACCTTGGCGAGGTCACCGATGCTCGAGACGCCGTTCGCGTCAGCGAATGCCTTCGTGACGTTGTACGAATCCTGGTCGGCCGCCTGCGACTGGTCGAGAACCGTGAGGTTCGCCGGAAGAGCGGTCTTCAACGCAGCGAAGACATCGTCGGCGCTGGTTGCCGTCGTCGTCTTGTCGAAGAACTGGAGCAGGTTGCCCGTGTATTCGGGAAACAGCGTCACTTCGCCGCTCTGCAGAGCAGGCAGGTAGGCGTCGCGCTGGCCGATGTTGAACTTGCGGGTCACCGTCAGGCCATTGGCCTCAAGTGCCTGAGAGTAGATCTCCGCAATGATCTCGTTCGAGTAGTACGACTGCGACCCGACCACGATGGCTCCGGCGGATGCGCTTGCCGACGATGTCGAGCCCAGAGGGCTACTGCTCCCCGACGCGCACCCTGCCAGCGCGACGGCCGCGCTGACCGCGATAACGCCGAGTGCGGCGATACGGCCTTTCTTCAATGCTGTGAACATTCTCATTTCCCTTCTCGGATGGAATTACCCACCACCGTGCGCGGTCTGGTTGACCTCGCGCGGACATCTGTGACTCGTCCCGCGGCGACACCGCGTGGTACGACCAACCTCTGCACCAGCGCGAATATGCCCTCGAGCGCCAATGCGAGCACGGTCACGATGATGGACGCGCCCAGGAGCTCGGCATAGTTGCGCGTCTTGAGACCCTCGTTGATGAACACGCCGAGTGCGCCACCCGTGGCGAAGTACGCCAGCGTAGCCGTGGCGACGACCTGCAGGATGCCCGACCGGAGCCCCCCGATGAGCAGGGGAAGTCCCAGCGGCAGCTCCACCTTCGTGAGTACCTGCCATTCGGTCATACCCATGGCGCGGGCCGCGTCGACCGTTCGTTTGTCGACGGCCTCGACGCCCGCATAGGCCCCGGCCAGCACCGGTGGAATCGCCAGGATCACGAAGGTCAGGAGCGGTGCTTTGAACCCGATTCCGATCCCGAGTGCGAAGATGATGAGCAGTCCGAGGCTCGGAAGGGCACGCAGGCCGCCAGACAGCGAGACGGCCACGTCACGCCCGCGACCCGTGTGGCCGATGAGAAGGCCGATCGGCACGGCGATGACCGCGCCGATGGCGACCGCCCCGAAGGTATAGGCCAGTTGTTCGGCGAGGCGCTGGGGGATGCCGCCAGGCCCAGCCGAATTCGCGGGGTCGAAGATCCAGGCGATTCCCTGGAGGAAGAGATCCATCGGTTCAGGCACCGCCCGCTGTCACGGCGCCGACGACGGCCCGTTCACGCGCCCTCGCGTTGACCTTGGGGTCAGCGCGGTTCCACGGCATGAGAAGGCGACCGGCCAGCACCAGAATGATGTCGAAGACCACCGCGATGACGAGTGTCGCAACGATACCGCTCGCGACCTCGGCGACAATGTTGCGCTGGAGCCCGTTGAGGAACAGGTAGCCGAGGCTCGAGACGCCGATGACCGAACCGATGCTGACGAGGCTCACGGTGCTCACCGAGACGACTCGGAGCCCAGCGAGAAGAACGGGCCCCGCCAGCGGGAACTCGACGTGCCAGAAGCGACCCCAGGTCGAGTACCCCATGGCCGTGGCTGCCTGCGTCACGCCGGGATCGACGGCCGCCAGTGCGTCTGCGACGGAACGCACCATGAGCGCAACGGCGTAGATCGTCAACCCGACGACGACATTGACCGGGTCGAGAATGCCGGTCCCGAGGAGGGCAGGAAGGGCGATGAAGAGCGGCAGCGATGGAATCGTGTAGAGAAGTCCGCTCACGGTGAGCAGAATGCCCCGCGAGGCGTGATAGCGGTTGGCAAGCCAGCCGAGGGGAATGGAGATGATGAGGCCCAGGATGATCGGCGGAACCGCCAGGGCGATATGGTCGAGCGTCAGCCCCCAGATGAGTCCGAAATTGTTGGCCACCCAGTTCACGTCAACCCCCGCCTGAACGCGGCCCAGCTCTGCACGAGTCCTTCTGAACGCCGTCGGCTCAGTCTGTCGGAGGTCACCCTCGTTGCCTGAATTCTCATGACTGAAGCACTCCGGTGGGGCGTCCGTCTGCATCGATGACCACGTTGCGGCCGTTCACGACCTCGACACGCAGGGCACGCCGTCCACGGTCAGCGCCGATGAACGTGGCAACGAAATCGCTGGCGGGGTTCGACAGGATCTCGGCCGGGGTGCCGGCCTGGGCGATGCGCCCGCCCTTCTCCAGCAGCACGACCTGGTCGCCGAGCAGGAACGCCTCGTCGATGTCGTGGGTGACGAAGACGATCGTCTTCGCGAGCTCGCGCTGGATGCGAATGAGCTCCTGCTGGAGTTCGGCCCGCACGATCGGGTCGACTGCCCCGAACGGTTCGTCCATCAGGAGGATGTTGGGGTCTGCCGCCAGCCCGCGGGCGACTCCGACGCGCTGCTGCTGGCCACCCGAGAGTTGGCTCGGGTAGCGGTCTGCGAGCGATCGGTCAAGCCCGACGGTGTCGAGCAGGGCGAGAGCGTGCTGCCGGGCATCCGACTTCTTGACACCGTTGAGCAGCGGCACCGTCGCCACGTTGTCGACCACTTTGCGGTGTGGGAGGAGCCCGGAGTTCTGCATCACGTAGCCGATGCTGCGCCGGAGTTTCACAGGGTCGAGCGTGTAGATGCTCTCGCCGTCGATCTCGATCTCGCCGGAGGTCTTCTCGACCATACGGTTGATCATTCGCAGGAGCGTCGTCTTACCCGAACCCGAAGAACCGACGAGCACGGTGGTCTGGCGGGCGGGGATGACGAGACTGAAATCGTCGACCGCGACTGTTCCGTCAGCGAACTGCTTGGTGACCGTTCGAAACTCGATCATGCCGATGCCCATTCGTCGTTTGCGGTGTCGGCCAAGCAAAACATCTTTTTCAACGCATGGCAAAGGCATGCGCAGGGCCTTGACGAAATGTTACCGAAGGGGCGTTTCCGTTCGGCGAGATGCAGCAACCCGCTCCGCGCGGCGAGGCTCCTGTCCGGAATCGGCTCCGCGCCTGAAGCCGTCTACTTGCTCGGAGCCGACGACAGGTATCCGTGCACGATCGACCGCGCTTCGGCGATGATTCGCGCATCACCGGTCTTCTCTCCGATGAATGCACGGGTGACGAGGGAATCGCTCATGTTGACCGACATCTCGAGCCGGAGCGTGAGCTCGGCCGAACCCTTCACACCGAAATCCTGCGTGATGATCTCGGCGAACGCACTCGCGATGCGCTCTGAGCGGATGCCCTGGCTCTCGGTGTCGGGGTAGGAGACGAGATCGCCCAGGCGGATCGAGGTGAAGCCGACCTCGGTGCGATGCATTTCGACGTTGGTGTCGAATGCGACCATCATGAGGTCGATCCACGTTTCGGGCTTGTCGCGAAGGATGTTCTCCCGGGTCTGGCGCAGGAAGCGATCCATGCTGCGAAGACTGAGTGCCGAGAGCACAGCGATGCGATCGGGGAAGTAGCGATAGACGGTTCCGATCGAAGCGCCGGCCCTCTCGGCGACCATGGCCGTCGTCATACGTTCGACGCCCACCTCATCGACGACTTCCGCGGCAGCGTCCACGAGGGCCGAGATGCGCGTGGAACTGCGTACCTGGACCGGCTCGTTCCGTACGTTCACCATTTCGAGCAGGGTTTCGTCTATGAGCTTGCTGAGCGACACGTTTCTGCCATCCCCTTCGTTGTTACAAGTAACTCTCATGTTACTGACACTTCGCCTGAGTCGCGCTCAGTTTTATGGCGTGTGGGGAGTTTTCAGGTGCGTTTGCCAGCAAATTGAGAGCCATTTACTGCCGACTGTCGAACGACACTCCGTCATTGGTGCGTTTTGGTCACCTCGACGTGTCTTCCGCGCGGTCTGGCAGACTGAGGAAGTGCCAGACGAGTCGAATCCCCCCGTACGCCCAGCAGCAGACGCTGCCGGCGTGCACGCGAACGCCTTCTCGTCGGGTAAGGTCACGCCAGAGCTGATCCTGCACCGGGCCGCGCGCGTGGAAGACGCCATCCACGAGTTCCGGGAGAACCGCGCTCGCAAGAGGGGCTATCACACCACCGTGATCCCGTACACGGGTTACGGGTCGACGACCTGGATCCGGGTGCTCAGCCGGGTTCTGCTGACCCGTGACAGAAAGCCCCGGCGAAAGCTTCCCCTGATCGGCCGGCGCGACGAAATGGTGCGGGGGTGGCGGAGCTTTACCGCGGTACCGATCAACGACGTCGAAGTGACGGTGACGATCGACGGCGTCGTGCACCAAGTCTCGGCGGATCGCGGGGGCGTCGTCGATGCGAAGATCCCAGCGAATCTCGAACCCGGCTGGCACTCGATCACCCTGCAGGCCGAAGACTCCCAGATCGTCGAAGCGCCCATCTTCATCATCGATCCCGCAGCGAAGTTCGGCGTCGTCAGCGACATCGACGACACCGTGATGGTCACTGCCCTTCCCCGGCCGCTGCTTGCCGCGTGGAACACCTTCGTGCTCGACGAACACGCCCGCATGCCCACTCCCGGCATGGCGGTGCTGCTCGACAGGCTCTCAGCAGCCCACCCCGGCTCAGCGACGATCTACCTCTCCACGGGCGCCTGGAACGTCGCGCCCACCCTCACCCGCTTCCTCTCCCGAAATCTCTACCCCTCTGGCCCACTGCTCCTCACCGACTGGGGGCCGACCCACGACCGGCTCTTCCGCAGCGGCCGCGAGCACAAGCGCGACAATCTGCACCGCCTCGCCGAAGAGTTCCCCGCGACCAAATGGCTCCTCGTGGGCGACGACGGCCAGCACGACGAGGAGATCTACGGCGAGTTCGCCGAGCAGCACCCCGAGAGCGTCGCGGCCATCGCGATCAGGCAGCTCTCCCCCAGCGAGGCCGTCCTGGCAGGCGGGCGGTCGAAAGCAGAATCGCTCTCGGAACGATCCAGGGCGCACTGGATGTTCGCACCAGACGGATCCGGACTGGCCGCTCAGCTCACCCAGCTCGGCGTGCTCTGACCACACACCGTCATGCCGACTGCGACCCGAACCCAACTGACGCGCCTCCGGCTCCTGAGCCAGTGCATCGACCGCGCGGACTCCCCCGCAGCCCGTCCCGACACGGCTGATCCCTCCCCGGTCGACGTCGTGCGCTGGATGACGGCCATCCAGGCGCAGGATCTTCCCGGGGCCAAGTGGTCGGTCGGCCTCCGCGCTGAAGGCAGCACGCTCGAAACGGTCGACAGCGCGCTGAACAGCGGTGAGGTCGTGAGATCCTGGCCGTTCCGGGGCACCCTGCACCTGGTCGCAGGCGAAGACCTGGGGTGGATGCTCGACCTCACCGCCGCGCGAATGGTCGCCGGTGCCCGCACCCGCCATCGCCAACTCGGCCTCGACGACGCCGTTTTCGAAGCCGCCCGTGCCGTGGCCGTCGCGAGCCTTGCCGGTGGCGTGGCGCTCACCAGGGACCAGCTCTTCGCACGATTCGGCGAAGCCGGCATCGCAACCGACAGCAACCGCGGCTCCAACCTGCTCTGGTACCTCGCCCACACCAAAACCCTCTGCTTCGGCCCGATGCACGGTTCAGCGCAGGCTCTCGTGCTGCTCGACGAATGGGTGACAGCACCCCGAAGCCTCGACCGTGACGAGAGCCTCGGCGAACTGGCTGCCCGCTACTTTCGCAGCCACGGCCCTGCGACGCTGAAGGACTTTCTCTGGTGGTCGAAACTGTTGGTCGCCGAGGCGAAGCGCGGGCTCGAGATCGCCAGGGACAGGCTCGAGACGCTCGAGTACGACGGCCAGGCGTACTGGCTGGCCCAGGGGCTGCAGGATGCCACTGCGAGCCGGGTTCGCCGATCATCCGTTCACCTGCTGCCCGGCTTCGACGAGTACCTTCTCGGCTACGCCGATCGCCGCGCAGCGCTCGATGAGCAGTACAGCCAGCGCATAGTGCCCGGCAACAACGGCATGTTCCTGCCGACGGTCGTCTCCGGCGGCATTGTGGTCGGAACGTGGTCGCGAACGGCGACCAGCACGCAGGTCGCCGTGACCCCCGAGCCATTCGCGGGGTTCTCTGTCGCCGAGGAGTCGGGAGTTCGACGACGCGCTTCGGGGTATGCGGCCTTTCTCGGCCGCGAACTCCGCTGACGGAGCCCTTCACCAGGCATGGATGCGTGGCCCGCACCAACGACGAACCGCCGCCCAGGCCAAGCCTGGACGGCGGTTGTCGACTGCTGCGTGAGACTACGCCTGAAGCGAAGCCTGCAGGTCGATCGTGATGGTGACGTCGTCACCGACGAGCACTCCGCCGGCCTCGAGGGGAGCGTTCCAGCTCACACCGAAGTCGTTGCGGTTGATGACCGTCTTGGCGGTCAGGCCGAGCTTGTAGTTGCCGTAGAGGTCGTTGCCGAATCCGCCGAACTCGACGGTGAACGTGACCTCTTTGGTGACGCCCTTGAGGGTCAGGTCACCGGTGACCGCGAGGTCGTCCTTCTCGGGAACGACGCTCTTGGACACGAAGGTGATGGTCGGGAACTCGGGGGCGTTGAAGAAGTCGTTCGTGCGCAGGTGGCCGTCGCGGTTCGCGTCACCGGTGTTGATCGACTCGACCTCGGCGGTTGCGGTCAGCTTGGTGTCGAGGGGGCTCTCACCGGTGACGAAGGTGGCGTCGAACTTCTCGAACTTGCCCTTGACCTTGCTGATGAGCAGGTGGCGAACGCTGAACGAGACCTCGCTGTGCGAAGGGTCGATGGTCCAGGTGCCGGCCTTGTGCCCAGGGATCGTGTACGTGTCAGTCATGGTTTCTCTTTCCGTCGGTTTCATCCAAGAATAGTTGTCGATACAACCTGCTATCGATTATCTATACAAATGCATCCACTCTCCACATTATTCCCGCAGTCTGAAACATTCCGTCACAACGGGATGAGAACATGAAGTCATGACTACCCCAACAACGCGTGTCGACTTCTGGTTCGACCCCTCGTGCCCCTGGGCCTGGATGACGAGCAGATGGGTCGACGAGGTTGCGACCCATCGCGATCTCGACGTCTCGTGGCACATCATGAGCCTCGCCATCCTCAACGAGAACAACGACGTGTCAGAGAGCTACCGCGCATTCTTCCCGCGCGCACTCCGTTACGCACAGTTGGTGGCCGCGGCGAAGGAGCTGCATGGGGATGCGGTTGTGAAGCCGCTGTACGACGCGCTCGGAACGCGGATCCACCTTGGGCAGCGCACCGACGTCGACGCTGTGATCTCCGAGTCCCTGGCTGAAGCTGGCCTGCCCACAGCACTGGCCGCCCACGCCCCCGCAGATCCGGCAGACCACCTGTTCGCCTACGAAGAACAGTTGCGCGAATCGCACAGGTCGGGCATGGCGCTCGTCGGCAACGATGTCGGAACCCCGATCGTCTCCGTCAATGGCGTGGCGTTCTTCGGCCCGGTCATCTCGCCGGCCCCGACCGGCGAACAGGCCCTCACACTCTGGGATGGCGTCGTTGCGGTCGCCGGGTACGACGGCTTCTTCGAACTCAAGCGAAGCCGCACCCGCGACCCGATCTTCGCCGAGACCCACTCCGCCTGAGCCTGCGACCTCGAGGCACGACGGCGAACTGTGCCACGCAATACGGCAACGCGCCGCCGAGGCACCACCAAACGGCGGTCCGGCACGTAGCGTAGAGCCATGTCTCGTTCGGCGCGCCTTCTTGCCGGGGCTCTGCTGGCCGTCGCCGCGAGCGTCGCCTCTCCGCTGACTGCGACAGCGTTCCCTTCGCAGGCGTCGGCCCGGGCATCCATTGCCGGTGGATCTGCGGGATTCACTGAATCCACCGCTCGGCTGGGCCAGCTCGCGGTTCGCACCGACTACCCGAGCTGGGACGACGTCAACGCGGCGAAACAGAATGAGGCTGCGAAACAGGCTGAGGTGACGAATATCACCTCGCTGCTCGGCCAGCTGGAAGATGAGGCCGCTCGACTCGGTGACGAGGCCGTGCAGAAGGGCAACGCGTACCTGAAGGCCGCCGCCGAACTGCAGGCCGCGACCCAGATCGCCGAGACGGCCGACCAGCGGGCGACGGATGCCCAGACCAGGGCTACGGCGGCCCAGAAGCAGGTCGGCGCGATCGCGGCATCGCTGTACCGCTCGGGGGGCAGCTCGAGTGCCACGCTTCTGCTCGACAGCTCGAACGCGGGCTCCTTGCTCTACCGACTCGGCACCATGAGCAAGCTCACGGAGCAGTCGGCGAAGCTCAGCGACCTCGCCACGGCCTCACAGAACCTCGCAATCACGCTCAAGGACCAGGCCACGATCGCTGAGAACGCTCGCATCGAACTCGCTGCAACTGCACAGAAGGCGGCCGATGATGCGAAGGCAGCACAAGAGGCTGCCGACGCGCAGGTGGCCGACCAGAAGGCGAAGAGTGACGTGCTGTACGCCCAGCTCGCGGTGCTGCAGGACTCCACGGCGCAGATCGTCGAGTCCTACCGGCTCGGGCAGATCGAAGCGGCCAACATCCTGGCCCAACAGCAGGCCGCAGCCGCCGCTGCTGCCGCCAGTTCCGGTTCGGGTTCGAGCTCTGGCTCCGGCAGCAGCGAGGGACTCCCACCCGGCTCGGTGGTGGTCGATCCCGCCGCCGCAAAGGCCTATGCCGCCGACCGGGTGGCGTCCATGGGCTGGGGCTCAGACCAGTTCTCCTGCCTCGTTCTGCTGTGGAACCGCGAATCGGGCTGGCGGGTGAACGCCTACAATGAAGACGGTGGGGCCTACGGAATTCCCCAGTCACTGCCCGGCAACAAGATGGCCACAGCCGGTGCCGACTGGCGAACGAACGCCCAGACGCAGATCAACTGGGGGCTCTCGTACATCTCCCGCGCCTACGGCACACCCTGCGGAGCCTGGGCGCACTCGCAGAACACGAATCCGCACTGGTACTGAGTGTCGCTCGCCAGCGACACACAACGCGGCTGCTCAAGCAGCGAATTCAGTGATTGAAGACATCGTTCAGCGTGACAGTCTGCAACCCGCGACTCGTGATCAGATTCTCGAGCTGGGGGAAGACCTCTGTCACCGGCAGGAAGTTCAGATGCCCGATGACGATGTGCTGCGGCAGGAACCACTGCGTCGCGAAGTCGACCACCTGCTGGTCGGTGATCAGCCCACTGTCTGAGAGGGAGCCGTACCACATCACCGGCGTCGTGTAGCCGATCTCGGCCGCCAGGTGGTCGGTGTGGTGGTTGCGATAACCGTATGGCGGCCGGTAGAAGGGCCGGGCATCCACCCCGTAGGTGCTCATCAGGAAGTCGTGGTTCTTCTGCAGCTCTTCAATGACGCCGTCGTCGGAGAGCGAGGTGAGGTCGGCGTGATCCCAGGTGTGGTTGCCAAGCTGGATCTGGCCGGTCTTCACGAGAGGGCGCAACAGTTCTGCGTTCTCCGTCCAGCCGGGATAGCTGCCGTTCACGAAGAAGGTCAGCCGGGTGCCCGTTCTCTTCGCGAATTCGACGTACTTTCGAATCACCTCACTGTTCGACCCGTCGTCGACCGTCCAGGCGAGGAGCTTGCCGTCTCCCGGGAGGTCGGTCATGACGCCCTCGGGGATGGCGACTTTTGCCAGCGCCGGCGGAGTCGGAG contains:
- a CDS encoding M56 family metallopeptidase, which codes for MLVASIILAIVAILLAWPVPVMLADAHWPRRSPGVALLIWQSIAIAGGLSMIGSLLTFGLIPFSSSLIRGLMLLPPLVLAGPLPPGTGIIHIFALSSALLLTAHLLLNLLVTAVRSERQRRRHRSLVELLSTPLQGRPGTHIIDSPAPVAYCLPGARTVTVLSEGLVSLLDAEQLEAVIAHERAHLRQQHHLVLLAFQSWRSALPWFPIATRAQAAVSLLVELLADDESRRSTDDLTLALAISLVGSAETNTIVAQPLAEAVAGSGSEHLVGLSAVSVRVDRLVHPEPQLPLAARGVIVVVTLLLLAIPAALLLAS
- a CDS encoding ABC transporter substrate-binding protein, which codes for MFTALKKGRIAALGVIAVSAAVALAGCASGSSSPLGSTSSASASAGAIVVGSQSYYSNEIIAEIYSQALEANGLTVTRKFNIGQRDAYLPALQSGEVTLFPEYTGNLLQFFDKTTTATSADDVFAALKTALPANLTVLDQSQAADQDSYNVTKAFADANGVSSIGDLAKVSGVTLGGNAELATRPYGPPGLLSTYGVTVGFTPIDDSAGPLTLKALLDNTIQVANIYSADPSIGSNNLVTLSDPKHLFLASNVVPLINKDTATPQVTQIINKVSAALTTADLVAMNGQSTVDQKSSADIAKAWLANAKLF
- a CDS encoding ABC transporter permease, whose translation is MDLFLQGIAWIFDPANSAGPGGIPQRLAEQLAYTFGAVAIGAVIAVPIGLLIGHTGRGRDVAVSLSGGLRALPSLGLLIIFALGIGIGFKAPLLTFVILAIPPVLAGAYAGVEAVDKRTVDAARAMGMTEWQVLTKVELPLGLPLLIGGLRSGILQVVATATLAYFATGGALGVFINEGLKTRNYAELLGASIIVTVLALALEGIFALVQRLVVPRGVAAGRVTDVRARSTRPRTVVGNSIREGK
- a CDS encoding ABC transporter permease gives rise to the protein MNWVANNFGLIWGLTLDHIALAVPPIILGLIISIPLGWLANRYHASRGILLTVSGLLYTIPSLPLFIALPALLGTGILDPVNVVVGLTIYAVALMVRSVADALAAVDPGVTQAATAMGYSTWGRFWHVEFPLAGPVLLAGLRVVSVSTVSLVSIGSVIGVSSLGYLFLNGLQRNIVAEVASGIVATLVIAVVFDIILVLAGRLLMPWNRADPKVNARARERAVVGAVTAGGA
- a CDS encoding ABC transporter ATP-binding protein, with product MIEFRTVTKQFADGTVAVDDFSLVIPARQTTVLVGSSGSGKTTLLRMINRMVEKTSGEIEIDGESIYTLDPVKLRRSIGYVMQNSGLLPHRKVVDNVATVPLLNGVKKSDARQHALALLDTVGLDRSLADRYPSQLSGGQQQRVGVARGLAADPNILLMDEPFGAVDPIVRAELQQELIRIQRELAKTIVFVTHDIDEAFLLGDQVVLLEKGGRIAQAGTPAEILSNPASDFVATFIGADRGRRALRVEVVNGRNVVIDADGRPTGVLQS
- a CDS encoding TetR/AcrR family transcriptional regulator → MSLSKLIDETLLEMVNVRNEPVQVRSSTRISALVDAAAEVVDEVGVERMTTAMVAERAGASIGTVYRYFPDRIAVLSALSLRSMDRFLRQTRENILRDKPETWIDLMMVAFDTNVEMHRTEVGFTSIRLGDLVSYPDTESQGIRSERIASAFAEIITQDFGVKGSAELTLRLEMSVNMSDSLVTRAFIGEKTGDARIIAEARSIVHGYLSSAPSK
- a CDS encoding App1 family protein; amino-acid sequence: MHANAFSSGKVTPELILHRAARVEDAIHEFRENRARKRGYHTTVIPYTGYGSTTWIRVLSRVLLTRDRKPRRKLPLIGRRDEMVRGWRSFTAVPINDVEVTVTIDGVVHQVSADRGGVVDAKIPANLEPGWHSITLQAEDSQIVEAPIFIIDPAAKFGVVSDIDDTVMVTALPRPLLAAWNTFVLDEHARMPTPGMAVLLDRLSAAHPGSATIYLSTGAWNVAPTLTRFLSRNLYPSGPLLLTDWGPTHDRLFRSGREHKRDNLHRLAEEFPATKWLLVGDDGQHDEEIYGEFAEQHPESVAAIAIRQLSPSEAVLAGGRSKAESLSERSRAHWMFAPDGSGLAAQLTQLGVL
- a CDS encoding winged helix DNA-binding domain-containing protein, translating into MPTATRTQLTRLRLLSQCIDRADSPAARPDTADPSPVDVVRWMTAIQAQDLPGAKWSVGLRAEGSTLETVDSALNSGEVVRSWPFRGTLHLVAGEDLGWMLDLTAARMVAGARTRHRQLGLDDAVFEAARAVAVASLAGGVALTRDQLFARFGEAGIATDSNRGSNLLWYLAHTKTLCFGPMHGSAQALVLLDEWVTAPRSLDRDESLGELAARYFRSHGPATLKDFLWWSKLLVAEAKRGLEIARDRLETLEYDGQAYWLAQGLQDATASRVRRSSVHLLPGFDEYLLGYADRRAALDEQYSQRIVPGNNGMFLPTVVSGGIVVGTWSRTATSTQVAVTPEPFAGFSVAEESGVRRRASGYAAFLGRELR
- a CDS encoding YceI family protein yields the protein MTDTYTIPGHKAGTWTIDPSHSEVSFSVRHLLISKVKGKFEKFDATFVTGESPLDTKLTATAEVESINTGDANRDGHLRTNDFFNAPEFPTITFVSKSVVPEKDDLAVTGDLTLKGVTKEVTFTVEFGGFGNDLYGNYKLGLTAKTVINRNDFGVSWNAPLEAGGVLVGDDVTITIDLQASLQA
- a CDS encoding mycothiol-dependent nitroreductase Rv2466c family protein, with translation MTTPTTRVDFWFDPSCPWAWMTSRWVDEVATHRDLDVSWHIMSLAILNENNDVSESYRAFFPRALRYAQLVAAAKELHGDAVVKPLYDALGTRIHLGQRTDVDAVISESLAEAGLPTALAAHAPADPADHLFAYEEQLRESHRSGMALVGNDVGTPIVSVNGVAFFGPVISPAPTGEQALTLWDGVVAVAGYDGFFELKRSRTRDPIFAETHSA
- a CDS encoding coiled-coil domain-containing protein, translated to MSRSARLLAGALLAVAASVASPLTATAFPSQASARASIAGGSAGFTESTARLGQLAVRTDYPSWDDVNAAKQNEAAKQAEVTNITSLLGQLEDEAARLGDEAVQKGNAYLKAAAELQAATQIAETADQRATDAQTRATAAQKQVGAIAASLYRSGGSSSATLLLDSSNAGSLLYRLGTMSKLTEQSAKLSDLATASQNLAITLKDQATIAENARIELAATAQKAADDAKAAQEAADAQVADQKAKSDVLYAQLAVLQDSTAQIVESYRLGQIEAANILAQQQAAAAAAAASSGSGSSSGSGSSEGLPPGSVVVDPAAAKAYAADRVASMGWGSDQFSCLVLLWNRESGWRVNAYNEDGGAYGIPQSLPGNKMATAGADWRTNAQTQINWGLSYISRAYGTPCGAWAHSQNTNPHWY
- a CDS encoding polysaccharide deacetylase family protein, producing the protein MQRRLFLILAAAGVVATATACASTPQTTPVAASTTPRAPVTPTPTVTALPTPMHTPTPTPTPAPTPPALAKVAIPEGVMTDLPGDGKLLAWTVDDGSNSEVIRKYVEFAKRTGTRLTFFVNGSYPGWTENAELLRPLVKTGQIQLGNHTWDHADLTSLSDDGVIEELQKNHDFLMSTYGVDARPFYRPPYGYRNHHTDHLAAEIGYTTPVMWYGSLSDSGLITDQQVVDFATQWFLPQHIVIGHLNFLPVTEVFPQLENLITSRGLQTVTLNDVFNH